In Streptomyces sp. NBC_01707, a genomic segment contains:
- a CDS encoding MerR family transcriptional regulator yields the protein MSSRSAAEYRIEDLAHASGATVRTIRAYQDRGLLPTPERRGRANMYGDAHLARLRQIADLLDRGYTLASIKELLEAWDAGRGLGGVLGLVAEVQGPWTDEQADRISRDELHRRFGGAQDDQAVAEAVELGVLEPIPGRPDEFLVPSPQELSVAVELHGAGVPLTAISVHLRELRGQVEHIASRFLEFTTEHVFARYLGHRPPTDADAAEAAELVRRLRPLAQQTVDAELARAMRTFATRHLQHHLGAGVPNGLYPAASEPRPVLLPPDTIGAVQRLVGPQNVAAFIAAATEREVQARTLDALATSHAESRRVDQMG from the coding sequence GTGAGCAGCCGGTCCGCCGCCGAGTACCGGATCGAGGACCTGGCGCATGCGAGCGGCGCCACGGTCCGCACGATCCGGGCCTACCAGGACCGGGGGCTGTTGCCGACACCGGAGCGGCGCGGCCGGGCCAATATGTACGGGGACGCGCATCTTGCCCGGCTCCGGCAGATCGCCGACCTGCTGGACCGCGGCTACACGCTGGCCAGCATCAAGGAACTGCTGGAGGCGTGGGACGCGGGCCGCGGTCTCGGCGGGGTGCTCGGGCTCGTCGCCGAGGTGCAGGGGCCATGGACGGACGAACAGGCCGACCGGATCTCCCGGGACGAGCTGCACAGGAGGTTCGGCGGTGCGCAGGACGACCAGGCGGTCGCCGAGGCGGTCGAGCTCGGTGTGCTCGAGCCGATCCCGGGCCGGCCCGACGAATTCCTGGTGCCGAGTCCACAAGAGCTGTCGGTGGCTGTCGAGTTGCATGGAGCCGGCGTACCGCTGACAGCAATCTCGGTCCATCTGAGGGAACTTCGCGGACAGGTCGAACACATCGCCTCCCGGTTCCTGGAGTTCACCACGGAGCATGTGTTCGCGCGTTACCTCGGCCATCGTCCACCGACGGACGCGGATGCGGCCGAAGCCGCGGAGCTCGTGCGGCGACTACGCCCGCTCGCCCAGCAGACGGTCGATGCCGAACTGGCACGCGCCATGCGGACGTTCGCCACTCGTCATCTGCAGCATCACCTCGGGGCGGGCGTACCCAACGGCTTGTATCCCGCAGCGAGTGAGCCCCGCCCCGTGCTGCTGCCGCCGGACACAATAGGGGCTGTCCAACGGCTTGTTGGACCGCAGAATGTCGCGGCCTTCATCGCTGCTGCCACCGAACGTGAGGTTCAGGCAAGGACATTGGATGCACTTGCCACATCACATGCCGAATCCAGGCGAGTTGACCAAATGGGTTGA
- a CDS encoding SDR family oxidoreductase: protein MSLQDVPGIRERRVRTGGIELCVAELGDETRPTVVLVHGYPDSKEVWTEVAERLAEQWHVVLYDVRGHGRSTAPAPLRGGFTLEKLTDDFLAVADAVSPDRAVHLVGHDWGSVQSWEFATVKRTEGRIASFTSMSGPSLDHFGHWIKQRMSRPTPRRIGQLLGQGAKSWYVYMLHTPVLPELAWRGPLGKRWPRILQRLESVPAGDYPTPSLPDDAAHGAWLYRDNVRARLRRPREDAFAHVPVQLITPTGDIFLSERLYDQLELWVPQLVRRTLPAKHWVPRTRPDQLASWISEFVAGNESAQEGGRPLQDPAPTGAHADRFGGQLVLVTGAAGGIGRATAFAFAEAGARVVAVDRDAEGVARTAELARLIGSPAAWGEAVDVSDELAMEKLAEKVASEYGIVDVLVNNAGIGLSGSFLETTSEEWKNVLDVNLWGVIHGCRIFGKQMAERGQGGHIVNTASAAAYQPSRALPAYSTSKAAVLMLSECLRAELAERSIGVSAICPGVVNTNITATTRFAGADAAEEKRLQERTGRLYGLRNYPPEKVADAIIEAVVHNRAVVPVTPEARAARFLSRFSPSALRGIARLKPPL, encoded by the coding sequence GTGAGTCTTCAGGACGTGCCGGGGATCCGCGAACGCCGGGTACGTACCGGCGGGATCGAGTTGTGCGTTGCCGAGCTGGGCGACGAGACCCGTCCCACGGTCGTGCTCGTGCACGGCTACCCGGACAGCAAGGAAGTCTGGACGGAGGTCGCGGAACGACTGGCCGAGCAGTGGCATGTCGTCCTGTACGACGTGCGGGGACACGGCCGGTCGACGGCTCCGGCGCCGTTGCGCGGCGGATTCACGCTGGAGAAGCTGACCGACGACTTCCTGGCCGTGGCCGACGCGGTGAGCCCGGACCGGGCGGTGCATCTGGTCGGGCACGACTGGGGTTCGGTCCAGTCGTGGGAGTTCGCGACGGTCAAGCGCACCGAGGGCCGCATCGCTTCCTTCACCTCGATGTCGGGCCCCTCCCTGGACCACTTCGGGCACTGGATCAAGCAGCGGATGTCCCGGCCCACCCCTCGCCGGATCGGGCAGCTTCTCGGCCAGGGCGCCAAGTCCTGGTACGTGTACATGCTGCACACCCCGGTGCTGCCGGAGCTTGCCTGGCGCGGCCCCCTCGGCAAGCGGTGGCCCCGGATACTGCAGCGGCTGGAGAGCGTGCCCGCAGGCGACTACCCGACGCCGTCCCTGCCGGACGACGCGGCGCACGGCGCCTGGCTCTACCGCGACAATGTCCGTGCCAGGCTGCGCAGGCCGCGGGAAGACGCTTTCGCACATGTGCCGGTCCAGCTGATCACACCGACCGGTGACATTTTCCTTTCGGAGCGGCTCTACGACCAACTGGAGCTGTGGGTACCGCAATTGGTGCGGCGCACCCTGCCCGCCAAGCACTGGGTACCACGCACCCGACCGGACCAGCTGGCTTCGTGGATCAGCGAGTTCGTAGCCGGTAACGAGTCGGCCCAGGAGGGCGGGCGGCCGCTCCAGGACCCCGCACCGACCGGGGCGCACGCGGACCGGTTCGGCGGACAACTGGTGCTGGTGACGGGCGCGGCCGGCGGTATCGGACGGGCCACCGCGTTCGCCTTCGCCGAGGCCGGCGCCCGGGTGGTGGCCGTGGACCGGGACGCGGAAGGGGTGGCCAGAACAGCCGAGTTGGCCCGTCTGATCGGGTCCCCCGCGGCCTGGGGCGAGGCGGTCGACGTCAGCGACGAGCTGGCGATGGAGAAGCTCGCCGAGAAGGTCGCGTCCGAGTACGGCATCGTCGACGTCCTGGTCAACAACGCCGGGATCGGACTGTCGGGCTCCTTCCTGGAGACCACGAGCGAGGAGTGGAAGAACGTCCTCGACGTCAATCTGTGGGGTGTCATCCACGGCTGCCGGATCTTCGGCAAGCAGATGGCCGAGCGCGGCCAGGGCGGCCATATCGTCAACACCGCATCCGCCGCTGCGTATCAGCCGTCCCGGGCACTGCCCGCGTACAGCACCTCCAAGGCGGCCGTGCTGATGCTCAGCGAGTGCTTGCGCGCCGAACTGGCCGAGCGCTCGATCGGGGTCAGCGCGATCTGCCCCGGTGTCGTGAACACCAACATCACAGCGACGACGCGCTTCGCCGGAGCCGATGCCGCCGAGGAGAAGCGGCTGCAGGAACGGACCGGGCGGCTGTACGGGCTGCGCAACTACCCCCCGGAGAAGGTTGCCGACGCGATCATCGAGGCCGTGGTGCACAACCGGGCCGTGGTGCCGGTGACACCGGAGGCCCGCGCCGCCCGGTTCCTGTCCAGGTTCAGCCCCAGCGCACTGCGCGGGATCGCCCGGCTGAAGCCGCCGCTGTGA
- a CDS encoding M24 family metallopeptidase, translating to MASSVKDATAPDLQGFREVQRLAYECAEAVAARLEPGVTEREAARMQREWLRERGVRDWFHLPFAWFGDRTAFAGFKVPLQFFPTNRKLEPGMPFILDMAPVYKGFTADIGYSGCLGLNPLHDKLLADLEAHRALILGEVRERRSLREIYEDVERLMIRQGYANRHRAYPFGVIAHKIDRVAERRWSPRVFGFGTQSLKGLLSDALHGHRDGWSPLWSPYSFSDHPPQPGLWAVEPHLGFQGTGAKFEEILVVTDSKDPEQSAFWLDDDLPHVRRWAEERVAA from the coding sequence ATGGCCTCATCGGTGAAGGACGCGACGGCCCCGGATCTCCAGGGGTTCAGAGAGGTGCAGCGCCTCGCGTACGAATGCGCGGAGGCGGTCGCCGCCCGGCTCGAACCGGGTGTGACGGAGCGCGAGGCGGCCCGGATGCAGCGGGAGTGGCTGCGCGAGCGCGGGGTGCGGGACTGGTTCCATCTCCCGTTCGCCTGGTTCGGGGACCGTACGGCGTTCGCCGGTTTCAAGGTGCCGCTGCAGTTCTTCCCGACCAACCGGAAGCTGGAGCCGGGGATGCCGTTCATCCTCGACATGGCCCCGGTGTACAAGGGGTTCACCGCGGACATCGGATACTCCGGCTGCCTCGGGCTCAACCCGCTGCACGACAAGCTCCTCGCCGATCTGGAGGCCCACCGAGCACTGATTCTGGGCGAGGTGCGCGAGCGGCGTTCGCTGCGCGAGATCTATGAGGACGTCGAGCGCCTGATGATCAGGCAGGGGTATGCCAACAGGCATCGCGCGTACCCCTTCGGAGTCATCGCTCACAAGATCGACCGGGTCGCCGAACGCCGGTGGTCCCCGCGTGTCTTCGGGTTCGGTACGCAGTCGCTCAAGGGACTGCTCAGCGATGCACTGCACGGGCACCGGGACGGCTGGTCGCCGCTGTGGAGCCCGTACAGCTTCTCCGACCATCCGCCGCAACCGGGGCTGTGGGCGGTCGAGCCTCATCTCGGATTCCAGGGAACGGGCGCCAAGTTCGAGGAGATCCTGGTCGTCACCGACTCCAAGGACCCCGAACAGAGCGCCTTCTGGCTGGACGACGATCTGCCGCATGTGCGGCGCTGGGCCGAGGAGAGGGTGGCGGCGTGA
- a CDS encoding ABC transporter ATP-binding protein yields MTALDRLSLDIGPGVTGLVGANGAGKSTLIKILLGLSPATEGRAAVLGLDVATSGAAIRERVGYMPEHDCLPPDVSATEFVVHMARMSGLPPTAARERTADTLRHVGLYEERYRPIGGYSTGMKQRVKLAQALVHDPQLVLLDEPTNGLDPVGRDEMLGLIRRIHTDFGISVLVTSHLLGELERTCDHVVVIDGGALLRSSSTSDFTQTTTTLAVEVTDSDTHPDGTDALRRALTAAGVRLVGRDGIEADSLPGAGHILLIEATGEETYDVVRDSVAGLGLGLVRMEQRRHHIAEVFRTEGTTEAAETALAGAAQQKGSGHDEH; encoded by the coding sequence GTGACCGCCCTTGACCGGCTCTCCCTGGACATCGGGCCCGGTGTAACCGGCCTGGTGGGTGCCAATGGAGCCGGCAAGTCCACACTGATCAAGATCCTGCTGGGTCTGTCCCCCGCCACCGAAGGCCGGGCCGCGGTGCTCGGGCTGGACGTCGCCACCAGTGGCGCCGCCATCCGGGAACGGGTCGGCTACATGCCCGAGCACGACTGCCTGCCGCCGGACGTCTCGGCCACCGAGTTCGTCGTCCACATGGCGCGGATGTCCGGCCTGCCGCCGACGGCGGCGCGCGAGCGCACCGCCGACACCCTGCGCCATGTGGGGCTGTACGAGGAGCGCTACCGCCCCATCGGTGGCTACTCGACCGGTATGAAGCAGCGTGTGAAGCTGGCTCAGGCGCTGGTCCACGACCCGCAACTGGTCCTCCTCGACGAGCCGACCAACGGACTGGACCCGGTCGGGCGGGACGAGATGCTCGGCCTGATCCGCCGCATCCACACCGACTTCGGCATCTCGGTCCTGGTGACCTCGCACCTCCTGGGCGAGCTGGAGCGTACCTGTGACCATGTCGTCGTCATCGACGGCGGCGCGCTGCTGCGGTCCAGCTCCACCAGCGATTTCACCCAGACCACCACGACCCTCGCGGTCGAGGTCACCGACAGCGACACCCACCCGGACGGCACAGACGCGCTGCGCCGGGCGCTGACGGCGGCCGGGGTCAGGCTCGTGGGCCGCGACGGGATCGAGGCCGACAGTCTGCCCGGCGCCGGGCACATCCTGTTGATCGAGGCCACCGGCGAGGAGACGTACGACGTCGTCCGCGACAGCGTCGCCGGGCTCGGACTCGGACTCGTACGGATGGAACAGCGACGCCACCACATCGCCGAGGTCTTCCGTACCGAAGGCACCACAGAGGCAGCGGAGACAGCCCTGGCCGGCGCCGCACAGCAGAAGGGGAGCGGTCACGATGAGCACTGA
- a CDS encoding ABC transporter permease, with the protein MSTETGAVTGNETSRIHNIGYRSYDGPRLGRAYARRSLYSQSLRGSFGLGRSVKSKVLPMLLFGVMCLVALIIVAVAMAAPDATKLAMKYTDFAIYLQAVIGLFIASQAPQSVSRDLRFKSVPLYFSRPIERADYVVAKYAAMASALFILTVAPLLVMYVGALLAKFDFADQTKWFGQGVASVALLSVLFAGLGLVVAALTPRRGFGVAAVIAVLTISFGAVSTVQAIAWETGSSGAVQWLGLFSPITLIGGVQTAFLDATSAFPGGEGPGAGAGVVYLIVVLALVAGSYAVLMRRYRRVGL; encoded by the coding sequence ATGAGCACTGAGACCGGGGCCGTGACCGGGAACGAGACCTCCCGGATCCACAACATCGGGTACCGCTCCTACGACGGCCCGCGCCTGGGCCGCGCCTATGCCCGCCGCTCGCTCTACTCGCAGTCCCTGCGGGGCTCCTTCGGACTGGGTCGTTCAGTCAAGTCCAAGGTGCTGCCGATGCTGCTCTTCGGTGTGATGTGCCTGGTCGCCCTGATCATCGTGGCCGTCGCCATGGCCGCCCCCGACGCGACGAAACTCGCGATGAAGTACACGGACTTTGCGATCTATCTGCAGGCCGTCATCGGCCTGTTCATCGCTTCGCAGGCGCCGCAGTCCGTTTCCCGGGACCTCCGTTTCAAGAGTGTCCCCCTCTACTTCTCGCGGCCCATCGAGCGGGCCGACTATGTCGTCGCCAAGTACGCCGCCATGGCATCCGCCCTGTTCATCCTGACCGTGGCGCCGCTGCTGGTGATGTACGTGGGCGCCCTGCTGGCGAAGTTCGACTTCGCCGACCAGACCAAGTGGTTCGGGCAGGGAGTGGCGTCGGTGGCGCTGCTCTCCGTGCTCTTCGCCGGGCTCGGTCTGGTCGTCGCCGCACTGACACCGCGCCGCGGCTTCGGTGTCGCGGCGGTGATCGCCGTCCTGACCATCTCGTTCGGAGCGGTCTCCACGGTCCAGGCCATCGCCTGGGAGACGGGCTCGTCGGGCGCGGTGCAGTGGCTGGGGCTCTTCTCGCCCATCACGCTGATCGGCGGCGTCCAGACCGCGTTCCTCGATGCCACCTCCGCCTTCCCCGGAGGGGAAGGACCGGGCGCCGGGGCAGGTGTGGTGTATCTGATCGTTGTTCTCGCGCTTGTCGCCGGCTCGTACGCCGTACTGATGCGCCGCTACCGGAGGGTCGGGCTGTGA
- a CDS encoding ABC transporter ATP-binding protein, giving the protein MTTIEIDHTSRWFGNVVAVNDVSMTVGPGVTGLLGPNGAGKSTLINMMAGFLAPSTGKVTLDGALIWRNEAVYRQIGIVPEREGMYDFLTGREFVVANAELHGLGDAAARKALATVEMEYAQDRKISTYSKGMRQRVKMASALVHEPSVLLLDEPFNGMDPRQRMQLMELLRRMGAEGRTVLFSSHILEEVEQLASHIEVIVAGRHAASGDFRKIRRLMTDRPHRYLVRSSDDRALAAALIADPSTAGIEVDLGEQALRIQAVDFGRFTTLLPKVAREHGIRLLTVSPSDESLESVFSYLVAA; this is encoded by the coding sequence GTGACCACCATCGAGATCGACCACACCTCGCGCTGGTTCGGCAATGTGGTCGCCGTCAACGACGTCAGCATGACCGTGGGCCCCGGTGTGACCGGGCTGCTCGGCCCCAACGGGGCAGGGAAGTCCACGCTGATCAACATGATGGCGGGGTTCCTTGCTCCGTCGACGGGCAAGGTCACGCTCGACGGCGCACTGATCTGGCGCAACGAGGCGGTGTACCGGCAGATCGGCATCGTGCCGGAGCGGGAGGGGATGTACGACTTCCTCACCGGCCGCGAATTCGTCGTCGCCAATGCGGAACTGCACGGACTCGGTGATGCGGCGGCGCGCAAGGCGCTGGCCACGGTCGAGATGGAATACGCGCAGGACCGCAAGATCTCCACGTACAGCAAGGGCATGCGCCAGCGCGTGAAGATGGCGTCCGCGCTGGTCCACGAGCCGTCGGTGCTGCTCCTCGACGAGCCGTTCAACGGGATGGACCCGCGGCAGCGGATGCAGCTGATGGAACTGCTGCGGCGGATGGGCGCCGAAGGCCGTACGGTCCTGTTCTCCTCCCACATCCTCGAAGAGGTCGAGCAACTCGCCTCGCACATCGAGGTGATCGTGGCCGGACGGCATGCGGCGTCCGGTGACTTCCGGAAGATCCGCCGGCTGATGACGGACCGCCCGCACCGCTATCTCGTACGGTCCAGCGACGACCGCGCACTCGCTGCCGCGCTCATCGCCGACCCGTCGACGGCCGGGATCGAGGTCGACCTGGGCGAACAGGCCCTGCGCATCCAGGCGGTCGACTTCGGACGATTCACCACGCTGCTCCCGAAGGTCGCGCGTGAACACGGCATCCGTCTGCTGACCGTCTCACCGTCCGACGAGTCCCTCGAATCGGTCTTTTCCTATCTCGTAGCGGCCTGA
- a CDS encoding ABC transporter permease: MYNPTVARLTYRALLGRRRAAILFVLPALLIVIAVAVRMFAGADDQVAANVLGGFAIATMVPLIGVIAGTGAIGPEIDDGSIVYLLAKPVKRPTIIFTKLIVAIAVTMVFSALPTFVAGLILNGNGQQIAVAYTIAALVASIAYSALFLLLGTVSRHAVVLGLVYALVWEALFGSFVPGARTLSVQQWSLALAQKVGGEGAITSDVGLPLATVLLAAVTVLATWYAGQKLRTLKLAGEE, encoded by the coding sequence ATGTACAACCCCACAGTCGCCCGGCTCACCTACCGGGCCCTGCTCGGCCGGCGCCGGGCCGCGATCCTCTTCGTCCTGCCCGCGCTGCTGATCGTCATCGCCGTGGCGGTACGGATGTTCGCCGGGGCCGATGACCAGGTCGCCGCCAATGTGCTGGGCGGTTTCGCCATCGCCACAATGGTGCCGTTGATCGGCGTGATCGCCGGTACGGGGGCCATCGGACCGGAGATCGACGACGGATCGATCGTCTATCTGCTGGCCAAGCCGGTGAAACGGCCGACGATCATCTTCACCAAGCTGATCGTGGCGATCGCAGTGACCATGGTCTTCTCCGCCCTGCCGACATTCGTCGCGGGCCTGATCCTCAATGGCAACGGCCAGCAGATCGCGGTGGCGTACACGATCGCGGCGCTGGTCGCCTCGATCGCGTACAGCGCGCTCTTCCTGCTGCTCGGCACGGTCAGCAGGCACGCAGTGGTCCTCGGTCTGGTCTACGCGCTGGTCTGGGAGGCCCTCTTCGGCAGCTTCGTACCCGGAGCGCGCACGCTCAGCGTGCAGCAGTGGTCGCTCGCGCTCGCGCAGAAGGTCGGCGGGGAAGGTGCGATCACCTCCGACGTCGGACTGCCGCTCGCGACAGTCCTGCTGGCGGCGGTCACGGTGCTCGCCACCTGGTACGCGGGCCAGAAGCTGCGCACGCTGAAGCTCGCCGGCGAGGAGTGA